One segment of Mycolicibacterium neworleansense DNA contains the following:
- the rpsK gene encoding 30S ribosomal protein S11: MAPPKKAAGAKRGKTTRRREKKNVPHGAAHIKSTFNNTIVSITDPQGNVIAWASSGHVGFKGSRKSTPFAAQLAAENAARKAQEHGVKKVDVFVKGPGSGRETAIRSLQAAGLEVGAISDVTPQPHNGCRPPKRRRV; the protein is encoded by the coding sequence ATGGCACCACCGAAGAAGGCCGCGGGCGCCAAGCGCGGCAAGACCACTCGTCGCCGGGAAAAGAAGAACGTCCCGCACGGCGCCGCTCACATCAAGAGCACGTTCAACAACACGATCGTCTCGATCACCGATCCCCAGGGCAACGTCATCGCCTGGGCGTCGTCGGGCCATGTCGGCTTCAAGGGTTCGCGTAAGTCGACCCCGTTCGCCGCGCAGCTGGCCGCCGAGAACGCCGCCCGCAAGGCGCAGGAGCACGGCGTGAAGAAGGTCGACGTGTTCGTGAAGGGCCCCGGTTCGGGCCGTGAGACCGCTATCCGCTCGCTGCAGGCCGCCGGCCTCGAGGTGGGCGCGATTTCCGACGTCACTCCGCAGCCGCACAACGGCTGCCGTCCGCCCAAGCGGCGCCGGGTCTAG